In Croceicoccus sp. Ery15, a genomic segment contains:
- a CDS encoding aminodeoxychorismate/anthranilate synthase component II, translating to MILVIDNYDSFTWNLVHYLMEMGAKVEVVRNDAITAADALKTGAKGFLISPGPCTPDEAGISLDLVGACADARLPLLGVCLGHQSIGQYFGGKVVRGGLMHGKTSPVDHDGTGVFAGLPSPFTATRYHSLVVEDVPDCLKINATTPRPDEDGTHAMGFRHESLPIHGVQFHPESIATQHGHAMLANFLALCGIDAVLPAEQAVVA from the coding sequence ATGATCCTTGTCATCGACAATTACGACAGCTTCACCTGGAACCTCGTCCATTATCTGATGGAAATGGGCGCAAAGGTGGAAGTGGTGCGCAACGACGCCATCACGGCAGCAGATGCACTGAAAACCGGCGCGAAAGGCTTTCTGATCTCGCCCGGACCCTGCACGCCCGACGAAGCGGGAATCAGCCTCGACCTCGTCGGCGCTTGCGCCGATGCGCGGCTGCCGCTGCTGGGCGTGTGCCTTGGCCACCAGTCCATCGGGCAATATTTCGGCGGCAAGGTCGTTCGCGGCGGGCTGATGCATGGCAAGACCTCGCCCGTCGATCATGACGGAACGGGCGTATTCGCTGGCCTGCCCTCGCCCTTTACCGCCACGCGCTATCACAGCCTTGTGGTAGAGGACGTGCCCGATTGCCTGAAGATCAACGCCACCACGCCGCGTCCGGACGAGGATGGCACCCATGCCATGGGCTTCCGCCACGAAAGCCTGCCGATCCACGGTGTTCAGTTCCACCCCGAAAGCATCGCCACGCAGCACGGCCATGCCATGCTTGCCAATTTCCTTGCGCTATGCGGGATCGACGCGGTTCTGCCTGCCGAACAGGCCGTGGTCGCATGA
- the trpD gene encoding anthranilate phosphoribosyltransferase — MMASTGLTIDEAEALVGKMLDGEMADDAIADALTAMAERGETAEEIAGAVRAMRARMKPVPAPALAIDVCGTGGDGQHSLNVSTAVALVVAACGVPVAKHGNRAASSKAGGADTLESLGLNLDKAGALAAQTLPDLSIAFLFAQSHHPALGRIAPIRKALGRRTIFNFTGPLANPASVTRQLVGVASPALVPVYARAMRDLGTERALVVSGMEGLDELSIAGPSRTEAIGFDFPSEIGPEDAGLPVHPLDEIKGGDADFNAAALRDLLMGAKGAYRDTVIFNAAAALVVAGEAETLREGAEEAAEVIDKGLVKALLDCWIGVVNSGKLA; from the coding sequence ATGATGGCATCGACCGGACTGACCATCGACGAAGCCGAAGCGCTGGTCGGCAAGATGCTCGACGGCGAAATGGCGGACGATGCCATTGCCGATGCGCTGACCGCCATGGCGGAGCGCGGCGAAACGGCAGAGGAAATCGCCGGTGCCGTGCGTGCCATGCGCGCAAGGATGAAGCCGGTTCCCGCGCCCGCGCTTGCCATCGATGTTTGCGGCACGGGCGGCGACGGGCAGCATTCGCTGAACGTATCCACTGCCGTGGCGCTGGTGGTGGCCGCTTGCGGCGTGCCTGTGGCGAAACACGGCAATCGCGCGGCCAGCAGCAAGGCGGGCGGGGCCGATACGCTGGAAAGCCTTGGCCTGAACCTCGACAAGGCCGGTGCGCTGGCGGCGCAGACCCTGCCGGATCTGTCCATCGCCTTTCTGTTTGCCCAATCGCACCATCCCGCGCTGGGCCGCATTGCCCCGATCCGCAAGGCACTGGGTCGCCGCACCATCTTCAACTTCACCGGCCCGCTGGCCAATCCCGCCAGTGTCACCCGCCAGCTGGTCGGCGTCGCCAGCCCCGCTCTGGTGCCCGTTTACGCGCGCGCCATGCGCGATCTGGGCACCGAACGCGCACTGGTCGTGTCAGGCATGGAAGGTCTGGACGAATTATCGATTGCCGGGCCCAGCAGGACCGAAGCGATCGGGTTCGACTTTCCGTCCGAGATCGGCCCCGAAGACGCGGGCCTGCCTGTCCATCCGCTCGATGAGATCAAGGGGGGCGACGCGGATTTCAACGCCGCTGCCCTGCGCGACTTGCTGATGGGGGCCAAAGGTGCCTATCGCGACACGGTGATCTTCAACGCCGCCGCCGCACTTGTGGTCGCGGGCGAAGCCGAAACCTTGCGCGAAGGCGCGGAAGAAGCCGCCGAAGTCATCGACAAGGGGCTGGTGAAAGCCTTGCTCGACTGCTGGATCGGCGTCGTGAATTCGGGAAAACTGGCATGA
- the trpC gene encoding indole-3-glycerol phosphate synthase TrpC: protein MSNRLLEICDVKRGEVALRKAQRSLRDLEVLARAQEAPRGFAARLEQASRRGFGLIAEIKKASPSKGLIRADFDPPEHARAYAAGGATCLSVLTDAPHFQGHEDYLVAARAACTLPVLRKDFMVDPWQVTEARAIGADAILIIVAALDDTLAAEIEAAAIEAHMDVLVEVHDEAEMERAHRLRSRLIGVNNRDLRTFTTDIATTARLAPLAPQGALLVSESGIASHADVQRVCETSGARCFLVGESLMRQDDVATATRDLLGLPRLSGMAGPLGTR, encoded by the coding sequence ATGAGCAACCGTCTGCTCGAGATTTGCGACGTCAAACGCGGCGAAGTCGCCCTTCGCAAGGCGCAGCGTTCCCTGCGCGATCTGGAAGTGCTGGCCCGCGCACAGGAAGCACCGCGCGGTTTCGCCGCGCGGCTGGAACAGGCATCGCGGCGCGGCTTTGGGCTGATCGCGGAAATCAAGAAAGCTTCGCCTTCCAAAGGCCTGATTCGCGCTGATTTCGACCCACCCGAACATGCCCGCGCCTATGCCGCCGGCGGGGCGACCTGCCTGTCGGTGCTGACCGATGCGCCGCATTTTCAGGGGCACGAGGATTATCTCGTCGCCGCGCGCGCCGCCTGTACCCTGCCCGTGCTGCGCAAGGATTTCATGGTCGACCCCTGGCAAGTGACCGAAGCGCGCGCCATTGGCGCCGATGCGATCCTGATCATCGTCGCCGCGCTCGACGATACGCTCGCCGCCGAGATCGAGGCCGCCGCCATCGAAGCGCATATGGATGTGCTGGTCGAAGTGCATGACGAGGCCGAGATGGAGCGCGCGCACCGGCTGCGGTCGCGGCTGATCGGCGTCAACAACCGCGATCTGCGCACATTCACGACCGACATCGCCACCACCGCCCGGCTTGCCCCGCTGGCCCCGCAAGGCGCCCTGCTGGTCAGCGAAAGCGGCATCGCCAGCCATGCCGACGTGCAGAGAGTGTGCGAAACCTCGGGCGCGCGTTGTTTCTTGGTGGGAGAGAGCCTGATGCGGCAGGACGACGTGGCCACTGCCACACGCGACCTTTTGGGTCTTCCCCGCCTGTCCGGCATGGCCGGACCGCTCGGAACGCGATGA
- the moaC gene encoding cyclic pyranopterin monophosphate synthase MoaC, which produces MGSRLSHIDAAGNARMVDIGGKAAARRIAVASGIITMSDEALQAIREGSVKKGDVLATARIAGIMAAKKTGELVPLCHPLPIDAVNVDFAFEHGAIRASASAAIEAKTGVEMEAITAVSVALITIYDMAKALDKGMVIGGIRLIAKDGGKSGRWRAAGHEDLEL; this is translated from the coding sequence ATGGGCAGCAGGCTGTCCCATATCGATGCCGCGGGAAATGCGCGCATGGTCGACATCGGCGGCAAGGCCGCAGCGCGCCGCATCGCGGTCGCCAGTGGCATCATCACCATGTCAGACGAAGCACTGCAGGCGATCCGCGAAGGCAGTGTGAAAAAGGGCGACGTGCTGGCGACGGCGCGCATCGCCGGTATCATGGCGGCGAAAAAGACGGGCGAGCTGGTGCCGCTGTGTCATCCGCTGCCCATCGATGCAGTGAATGTCGATTTCGCGTTCGAACACGGCGCGATCCGCGCCAGCGCCAGCGCCGCGATCGAGGCGAAGACCGGTGTGGAGATGGAAGCGATCACGGCCGTTTCAGTTGCGCTGATCACGATTTACGACATGGCCAAGGCTCTGGACAAGGGGATGGTCATCGGCGGTATCCGCCTGATCGCCAAGGATGGCGGCAAATCGGGCCGCTGGCGCGCCGCAGGGCACGAGGATCTGGAGCTTTGA
- a CDS encoding molybdopterin molybdotransferase MoeA gives MTAPLLDLDEAQRRLLAMAQRLPAVDLPAEEASGRWLARDVVALRSQPPDPMSAMDGYAMRQADMPGPWNIVGESAAGHVYQGSVGAGQAVRIATGGVVPDGADMVAVQEDCRRDGVRLYFEGQPPAPLHRHIRPRGLDFSDGQTVARAGERLTPARLALSITAGHGILPVHDIANVAVIESGDELRPAGEPLPAGSILASNGAMLGALFADIGCTVQRQGPVPDRRDALRSAFENAGDAQMIVTSGGASVGDHDLVLPVLQEMGAEIDFWRVAIKPGKPILVAKLGKQLVIGLPGNPVSSFVTAHLFALPVARALMGDRSPLPALQPAFCLADLPATGRRTEFLRCRFTDAGVMPLFLQDSAALSPLAEADALILRPAKSGTVASGDIVQVMPFAPRNRA, from the coding sequence TTGACGGCACCGCTGCTCGATCTGGACGAGGCGCAGCGGCGCCTGCTGGCGATGGCACAGCGGTTACCCGCCGTCGATTTGCCTGCCGAAGAGGCATCGGGCCGCTGGCTGGCGCGCGATGTCGTGGCGCTGCGATCGCAGCCGCCCGATCCGATGTCGGCCATGGATGGCTATGCCATGCGGCAGGCCGATATGCCCGGACCGTGGAACATCGTCGGCGAAAGCGCGGCGGGCCATGTGTATCAAGGCTCGGTCGGTGCGGGTCAGGCGGTACGCATCGCCACGGGCGGCGTGGTGCCCGACGGCGCGGACATGGTCGCCGTGCAGGAGGATTGCCGCCGCGACGGCGTCCGCCTTTATTTCGAAGGGCAACCGCCCGCCCCGCTTCACCGCCATATTCGGCCGCGCGGACTGGATTTCAGCGATGGCCAGACAGTCGCCAGGGCGGGCGAAAGGCTGACACCGGCACGGCTGGCGCTGAGCATCACTGCGGGTCATGGCATCTTGCCAGTGCATGATATCGCCAACGTCGCCGTCATCGAAAGCGGCGATGAATTGCGCCCTGCCGGTGAACCGCTGCCTGCCGGTTCCATTCTCGCCAGCAACGGGGCAATGCTGGGCGCGTTGTTCGCCGATATCGGCTGCACGGTTCAGCGTCAGGGCCCCGTCCCCGACCGGCGGGATGCCTTGCGCAGCGCCTTTGAAAATGCAGGCGATGCGCAGATGATCGTCACCAGCGGGGGCGCTTCGGTGGGGGACCACGATCTCGTGCTGCCCGTACTGCAGGAGATGGGCGCCGAAATCGATTTCTGGCGCGTTGCGATCAAGCCGGGCAAGCCGATCCTTGTCGCAAAGCTGGGCAAGCAGCTCGTCATCGGCCTTCCCGGCAATCCGGTTTCCAGCTTCGTCACCGCGCATCTGTTCGCCCTGCCCGTCGCGCGCGCGCTGATGGGCGACCGGTCGCCGCTGCCCGCGCTACAGCCCGCGTTCTGTCTTGCCGATCTGCCCGCCACTGGCAGGCGGACGGAATTTCTGCGCTGCCGCTTTACCGATGCAGGCGTCATGCCCCTGTTTCTGCAGGATAGTGCGGCGTTGAGCCCGCTGGCCGAAGCCGATGCGCTGATCCTGCGCCCTGCAAAAAGCGGAACGGTTGCCAGCGGCGATATCGTACAAGTGATGCCCTTTGCCCCGCGCAATCGCGCCTAG
- the lexA gene encoding transcriptional repressor LexA gives MLTRKQHELLLFIQQRLEDTGISPSFEEMKEALDLKSKSGVHRLISALEERGFIRRLPNRARALEVIRQPDDVTGTAKPAAVAPSAAKADNVVEFRRPSPPSGASNDVIEIPLHGRIAAGVPIEAMEDTQVLPVPAALLGSGEHYALEVSGDSMVEAGIFDGDYALVRRTDTARDGEIIVALVRGEEATLKYLRRENGMVRLDPANAAYEPQIYDPSEVQVQGRLAGLLRRYH, from the coding sequence ATGCTTACGCGCAAACAGCACGAATTGCTGCTTTTCATTCAACAGCGGCTTGAGGATACGGGCATTTCCCCCTCGTTCGAGGAAATGAAGGAAGCGCTCGATCTGAAATCGAAGTCGGGTGTCCACCGGCTGATTTCCGCCTTGGAAGAACGCGGGTTCATCCGCCGCCTGCCCAATCGCGCGCGGGCGCTCGAAGTGATCCGCCAGCCCGACGACGTGACCGGCACGGCGAAACCTGCGGCAGTGGCGCCAAGCGCGGCGAAAGCCGATAATGTGGTCGAATTCAGGCGCCCGTCCCCGCCGTCCGGCGCGTCGAACGATGTGATCGAAATTCCCCTGCACGGTCGGATCGCCGCCGGCGTCCCGATCGAAGCGATGGAGGATACGCAGGTCCTGCCTGTTCCCGCAGCCCTGCTGGGCAGCGGTGAGCATTACGCGCTGGAAGTATCGGGCGATTCCATGGTGGAAGCCGGTATTTTCGACGGCGATTACGCGCTGGTCCGCCGCACCGACACCGCCCGCGACGGAGAGATCATCGTCGCGCTGGTGCGGGGAGAGGAAGCAACGCTGAAATATCTGCGGCGCGAAAACGGCATGGTCAGGCTCGATCCCGCCAATGCTGCCTATGAACCGCAGATCTACGATCCGTCGGAGGTTCAGGTTCAGGGACGGCTCGCCGGATTGCTTCGCCGTTATCACTGA
- a CDS encoding ComEC/Rec2 family competence protein, whose translation MGKARANTIVANTIVPIAGEDEGDSRLPSRLRKWGSEAHLSSAVARLEALLADRGFERMPWLAVAMLAGIGIWFALPGPGEWLIALGLCGLPAGLALIAMRGDDRALLRNAAVAVPLMIAAGIVLIWARSALIGTEPVAGPRVAVVEALVLEREEQPARDRVRLIVATRDPLDARPIRARLNVPEEMDDPRLTAGAQFRAKLRLIPPQRAAVPGGYDFARAAWFDGLAASGSLLEQPAITREGGGIAGWRSRLAEHVREQVGRFSGTASAAIAATLITGDRGAIPDSDGQAMRDAGLAHMLSISGLHVGAIVAIAWLVVVRVGALFPWLALRVRLPLAAAGTGALAGIAYTLLTGAALPTVRACLAALLVVGALALGRQALSLRLIALAAMGVMLFWPEAVIGPSFQLSFAAVIAIVAFHNSRFVAWLRGKRGEGRGEGRLERLLHAGLLLFLTGLVVEAALTPLVLFHFQRSGVYGSLANVIAIPLMTGLTLPVLIGGLVFDAVGWGAPFWWAGAKSLDLIIALAHGTSSLPGAVLQLPQIALWAVLACVAGGLWLALWSGRLRLWGLAPLAIGLPALFLARPADLLIEQSGRNAALLAPDGRLYLLRNSTSFSAEAMVEAMGKGAQYGVEPFAEFPEWPGARCNGVFCQFEAEGRVLLVAQRPAEVPYGAMVAACARADIVIASRRLPADCQPAMLKADSSLLARRGGLAVDLSNGTTRAVRPQGDRHGW comes from the coding sequence ATGGGGAAGGCCCGTGCCAATACCATCGTTGCCAATACCATCGTCCCGATAGCGGGCGAGGACGAAGGCGATTCCCGCCTTCCTTCGCGGTTGCGGAAATGGGGGAGCGAAGCGCATTTGTCCAGTGCCGTGGCACGATTAGAGGCGTTGCTTGCCGATCGCGGCTTTGAACGCATGCCATGGCTGGCGGTCGCGATGCTGGCGGGGATCGGTATCTGGTTCGCCCTGCCGGGCCCCGGCGAATGGCTGATCGCACTGGGGCTGTGCGGATTGCCGGCCGGTCTGGCCCTGATTGCAATGCGCGGGGACGATCGCGCCCTGCTGCGCAATGCCGCCGTTGCGGTGCCATTGATGATCGCGGCGGGGATTGTGCTGATTTGGGCGCGATCCGCCCTGATCGGGACAGAGCCGGTGGCAGGCCCGCGTGTCGCCGTGGTCGAAGCGCTGGTTCTGGAGCGCGAGGAGCAACCGGCGCGCGATCGGGTACGGCTGATCGTCGCCACGCGCGATCCGCTGGATGCAAGGCCGATCCGCGCACGGCTGAACGTGCCGGAAGAGATGGATGATCCGCGGCTGACGGCGGGGGCGCAATTCCGCGCAAAGCTGCGATTGATCCCGCCACAGCGCGCTGCCGTGCCGGGCGGGTATGATTTCGCACGGGCAGCATGGTTCGACGGGCTGGCGGCTTCGGGCTCTCTGCTCGAGCAACCGGCGATCACGCGCGAGGGCGGCGGAATCGCGGGTTGGCGCAGCAGGCTGGCGGAGCATGTGCGCGAACAGGTCGGACGGTTCAGTGGCACGGCGTCGGCGGCGATCGCGGCCACGCTGATTACCGGCGACAGGGGCGCAATTCCCGACAGCGACGGACAAGCGATGCGCGATGCAGGTCTGGCGCATATGCTCTCGATCAGCGGACTGCATGTGGGCGCCATCGTGGCGATTGCGTGGCTTGTGGTAGTCCGTGTGGGGGCCTTGTTTCCATGGCTGGCACTGCGGGTCCGGCTGCCTCTGGCGGCGGCGGGGACGGGCGCGCTGGCGGGTATCGCCTATACGCTGCTGACGGGCGCGGCCTTGCCCACGGTGCGCGCCTGCCTTGCGGCACTTCTGGTGGTGGGCGCGCTGGCGCTGGGGCGGCAGGCATTGTCGTTGCGCCTGATTGCACTGGCGGCAATGGGCGTGATGCTGTTCTGGCCCGAGGCTGTCATCGGCCCGTCGTTTCAGCTCAGCTTTGCCGCGGTGATCGCGATCGTGGCGTTCCATAACAGCCGGTTCGTCGCATGGCTGCGCGGGAAACGGGGAGAGGGTCGGGGAGAGGGTCGGCTGGAGCGACTGCTCCACGCCGGATTGCTGCTGTTCCTGACCGGTCTTGTGGTGGAGGCGGCGCTGACGCCTTTGGTGCTGTTCCATTTCCAGCGGTCAGGGGTTTACGGGTCGCTGGCCAATGTCATCGCAATTCCGCTGATGACGGGATTGACGCTGCCGGTGCTGATCGGCGGGCTGGTCTTCGATGCCGTCGGCTGGGGCGCGCCGTTCTGGTGGGCGGGGGCCAAATCGCTCGATCTGATTATCGCGCTGGCGCATGGCACGTCGTCATTGCCAGGGGCGGTTTTGCAACTGCCGCAGATCGCCTTGTGGGCCGTGCTCGCCTGTGTTGCGGGCGGATTGTGGCTGGCGCTTTGGTCGGGGCGGCTCCGCCTGTGGGGGTTGGCACCGCTGGCGATCGGGTTGCCTGCGCTGTTTTTGGCGCGGCCAGCCGATTTGCTGATCGAGCAAAGTGGTCGCAACGCTGCGCTACTGGCGCCTGACGGACGGCTTTACCTGTTGCGCAACAGTACAAGTTTTTCTGCCGAGGCCATGGTGGAGGCAATGGGAAAAGGTGCGCAATATGGCGTCGAGCCGTTCGCCGAGTTTCCCGAATGGCCGGGGGCACGATGCAATGGCGTTTTCTGTCAGTTCGAAGCGGAGGGGCGCGTGTTACTTGTCGCCCAGCGACCGGCAGAGGTGCCCTATGGCGCGATGGTGGCGGCATGCGCGCGCGCCGATATCGTGATCGCCAGCAGGCGGCTTCCCGCCGATTGCCAGCCGGCCATGCTGAAGGCGGACAGCAGCCTGCTGGCGCGGCGCGGTGGGCTGGCCGTGGACTTATCGAATGGCACCACCCGCGCGGTCAGACCCCAAGGCGACCGCCACGGCTGGTGA